A genomic segment from Propioniciclava sp. MC1595 encodes:
- a CDS encoding DUF4245 domain-containing protein: protein MATTKKRNSSVVHMLVAMLVLFVPVVLVTQLFTRNPEPPITPIDWQPVAQRAAAEASYEVLAPTNLPEGWVATRARFTPGGQSTTGGGDPAPGDTFQLGFLSPEQRYFALDQRDVAPEAFVTAVTRTGRPDGEGAAGGRTWARYVSEDGRTRSLVARDGDAATIVSGDLPYEALEAFASTLAPVG, encoded by the coding sequence ATGGCCACGACCAAGAAGAGGAACTCGTCCGTCGTCCACATGTTGGTGGCCATGCTGGTGCTGTTCGTGCCCGTAGTGCTGGTGACCCAGCTGTTCACCCGCAACCCCGAGCCGCCGATCACCCCGATCGACTGGCAGCCGGTGGCCCAGCGGGCCGCGGCCGAGGCGTCCTACGAGGTGCTGGCACCGACGAACCTGCCCGAGGGCTGGGTGGCGACCCGCGCCCGGTTCACGCCCGGCGGCCAGTCCACGACCGGTGGCGGCGACCCGGCGCCCGGTGACACCTTCCAGCTCGGCTTCCTCAGCCCCGAGCAGCGCTACTTCGCGCTCGACCAGCGCGACGTCGCGCCCGAGGCGTTCGTGACCGCGGTGACCCGCACCGGACGCCCCGACGGCGAGGGGGCCGCGGGCGGACGCACCTGGGCGCGCTACGTCTCCGAGGACGGACGGACGCGCTCACTGGTCGCGCGGGACGGGGACGCCGCGACGATCGTGTCCGGCGACCTGCCCTACGAGGCGCTCGAGGCCTTCGCGTCGACCCTGGCGCCCGTCGGCTGA
- a CDS encoding isoprenyl transferase, whose amino-acid sequence MSWVERAREVADRLHPAGLLYSTYEQRLLAELDRDRLPRHVAVLADGNRRWARLNAPGQPYEVGYQAGADKLKQFVEWCDEVGLGVVTLWVLSTENLARNSDDVKPLLGVIERLFVELASTGRWRLKLVGDPSLLPEDMTDALRAAEFDTASLDGLKVNVAIAYGGRHELRDAVRKLLAEEASHGASLADVAERLEIDDIAEHLYTAGDPDPDLIIRTSGEQRLSGFLMWQSAHSEFYFCEALWPDFRRVDFLRALRDYASRERRYGR is encoded by the coding sequence ATGTCCTGGGTCGAACGAGCCCGCGAGGTGGCCGACCGGCTGCACCCCGCCGGGCTGCTCTACTCCACCTACGAGCAGCGGCTGCTCGCCGAGCTGGACCGGGACCGCCTGCCCCGCCACGTCGCCGTCCTCGCCGACGGCAACCGCCGCTGGGCCCGGCTGAATGCCCCGGGCCAGCCCTACGAGGTCGGCTACCAGGCCGGCGCCGACAAGCTGAAGCAGTTCGTCGAGTGGTGCGACGAGGTCGGGCTCGGCGTGGTCACCCTCTGGGTGCTGTCCACCGAGAACCTGGCCCGCAACTCCGACGACGTGAAGCCGCTGCTGGGCGTCATCGAGCGCCTGTTCGTCGAGCTGGCCTCCACCGGCCGCTGGCGGCTGAAGCTGGTGGGCGACCCCTCCCTGCTGCCCGAGGACATGACCGACGCGCTGCGGGCCGCCGAGTTCGACACGGCGTCCCTCGACGGGCTGAAGGTCAACGTGGCCATCGCCTACGGCGGCCGCCACGAGCTGCGCGACGCCGTCCGCAAGCTGCTGGCCGAGGAGGCTTCGCACGGCGCATCGCTCGCCGACGTGGCCGAGCGCCTCGAGATCGACGACATCGCCGAGCACCTCTACACCGCCGGCGACCCCGACCCCGACCTGATCATCCGTACCTCGGGCGAGCAGCGGCTGTCGGGCTTCCTGATGTGGCAGTCGGCGCACAGCGAGTTCTACTTCTGCGAGGCACTGTGGCCCGACTTCCGGCGCGTCGATTTCCTCCGCGCCCTGCGTGACTACGCCTCCCGTGAGCGCCGCTACGGGCGCTGA
- a CDS encoding TetR/AcrR family transcriptional regulator gives MQTLGRRERNKAEKRDRIVSAASRLFAQHGFAATTTQQVAADADVADGTLFRYAPTKIELLLMVTNERLAPLLDAGRQAAQARRPAEVVAAILDVVGPLAALADAEPDTVGPYLREVMFGTAGPHRTEALTLFDDLVHTIADLLRPHVAVGDLPPGLDLPEAARWVFSTLSSEVLRAVVGRGAPDTAASLQAHIRVLLRGLGVRLEGGQRP, from the coding sequence ATGCAGACCCTCGGACGCCGCGAGCGCAACAAGGCGGAGAAGCGCGACCGCATCGTGTCGGCCGCCTCCCGGCTGTTCGCCCAGCACGGTTTCGCCGCCACCACCACCCAGCAGGTCGCCGCCGACGCGGACGTCGCCGACGGCACCCTGTTCCGCTACGCCCCCACCAAGATCGAGCTGTTGCTGATGGTCACGAACGAGCGCCTGGCCCCGCTCCTGGACGCGGGGCGCCAAGCCGCGCAGGCGCGCCGGCCAGCCGAGGTCGTGGCGGCGATCCTCGACGTCGTCGGCCCGCTCGCTGCGCTCGCGGACGCCGAGCCCGACACCGTGGGCCCCTACCTGCGGGAGGTGATGTTCGGCACGGCCGGGCCGCACCGCACCGAGGCCCTGACCCTGTTCGACGACCTCGTCCACACCATCGCCGACCTCCTCCGGCCCCACGTCGCCGTCGGCGACCTGCCCCCGGGCCTCGACCTGCCCGAAGCAGCCCGCTGGGTGTTCTCGACGCTGAGCAGCGAGGTGCTCCGCGCGGTGGTCGGACGCGGTGCGCCCGACACGGCGGCCAGCCTGCAAGCACACATCCGGGTCCTGCTGCGGGGCCTCGGCGTCCGCCTCGAGGGGGGTCAGCGCCCGTAG
- a CDS encoding ATP-binding cassette domain-containing protein, whose product MTVHCELRGVSKSFGAKEVLRDLDLAVAAGEMVAITGPSGSGKTTILNLLGLLEAPDAGEVRLLGAPAPQPRSRGAQQYLRHHLGYLFQNFALVDADTVQQNLDLALTYAPRAGDRSAQVDAALRFVGLNGAQGRRVATLSGGEQQRVAIARLLLKPCEIVLADEPTGSLDADNRDIVLTLLRDMNRAGKTIVVVTHDPVVVAACDRAVTLSAPATLAGV is encoded by the coding sequence ATGACCGTCCACTGTGAACTGCGCGGGGTGTCGAAGTCGTTCGGCGCCAAGGAGGTCCTGCGGGACCTTGACCTGGCCGTGGCGGCAGGGGAGATGGTGGCCATCACCGGGCCCAGTGGGTCCGGCAAGACCACCATCCTCAATCTCCTGGGACTGCTCGAGGCCCCGGACGCCGGCGAGGTGCGCCTGCTGGGGGCACCGGCACCCCAGCCGCGGAGCCGGGGGGCGCAGCAGTACCTGCGCCACCACCTCGGCTACCTGTTCCAGAACTTCGCCCTGGTCGATGCCGACACGGTGCAGCAGAATCTCGACCTGGCGCTGACCTACGCCCCGCGCGCGGGGGACCGATCCGCGCAGGTGGACGCCGCCCTGCGCTTCGTGGGGCTGAACGGGGCCCAGGGACGCCGCGTGGCCACCCTGTCAGGAGGGGAGCAGCAGCGCGTGGCGATCGCCCGCCTGCTGCTCAAGCCGTGCGAGATCGTCCTGGCCGACGAGCCGACGGGTTCCCTGGACGCCGACAACCGTGACATCGTGCTCACCCTGCTGCGGGACATGAACAGGGCGGGCAAGACGATCGTGGTGGTCACCCACGACCCCGTCGTCGTCGCCGCGTGTGACCGGGCCGTGACCCTGTCGGCGCCCGCCACGCTCGCCGGGGTCTGA
- a CDS encoding YhgE/Pip domain-containing protein has protein sequence MFDSARNPLTLARYELKRLRGPLPRLAIVFILLIPLLYGCIYLSGNWDPYGRLNHVPVAVVNEDIPTTVGDRRVAAGEDFVTSLHRAGTFDFRDTDARDAEEGLSRGRYYLVITVPESFSADLVSGQGADPRRAAIMLRRNDANGFVIGTITNSAQNSIARAIDETAVRSYFEAVFANLATIREGMASASDGAAQLEAGLIQAREGSSRLHDGASQAATGADELATGASRLATGARTAEGSADDLAAGLERLDDGAGRLASGSAQVAAGTQQLADAVDPVLALAAVKLPDAQARLTEADAALLPELDALAAAHPELADDPAFQRLRGRVGDFSEAVADVGQRIGDLGAKARTAQDKVDALNDGAQQVAAGAADLHRGSIAAAGGARKLAQGLGDLRTGVDQLTGGASTLATGLHALAEGAASLDDGLGRLASGAHELSAGLADGVARLPVLTADEQADAAQVLAAPVDVTMTVDNPAHVYGRGLAPLFFSIALWVLGISAFMVVRPTTGRVIAGRASDLRTAFTAWLPIGGLSVVAGWLMLAASWLGLGLDPVHPVWMVVAVTAVALAFSAVAHLLRTALGFVATAALLVVLIIQLTSTGGTYPPELLPPFFAWIGHLMPMTYTIDAFRIAISGGPLDRLVADLALMGVLFASSLGLLVAVIHRRRRFRPSDLRPGLG, from the coding sequence GTGTTCGACTCCGCCCGCAACCCCCTCACCCTGGCGCGCTACGAACTCAAGCGGCTGCGTGGGCCGCTGCCCCGCCTCGCCATCGTGTTCATCCTGCTGATCCCGCTGCTCTACGGCTGCATCTACCTCTCGGGCAACTGGGATCCGTACGGCCGGCTCAACCACGTGCCCGTCGCGGTGGTCAACGAGGACATCCCCACCACCGTGGGCGACAGGCGCGTCGCCGCGGGCGAGGACTTCGTCACCAGCCTGCACCGGGCCGGCACCTTCGACTTCCGCGACACCGACGCCCGGGACGCCGAGGAGGGCCTCTCCCGGGGCCGGTACTACCTCGTCATCACCGTTCCTGAGTCCTTCTCGGCCGATCTGGTCAGCGGCCAGGGCGCCGATCCGCGCCGGGCCGCGATCATGCTGCGCCGCAACGACGCCAACGGCTTCGTGATCGGCACGATCACCAACAGCGCCCAGAACAGCATCGCGCGGGCCATCGACGAGACGGCCGTGCGCAGCTACTTCGAGGCCGTCTTCGCCAACCTCGCCACGATCCGGGAGGGCATGGCCAGCGCGTCCGACGGTGCCGCGCAACTCGAGGCAGGGCTCATCCAGGCGCGTGAGGGCAGCAGCCGGCTCCACGACGGCGCCAGCCAGGCGGCGACGGGCGCCGACGAGCTCGCGACCGGGGCGTCCCGCCTCGCCACCGGGGCCCGTACCGCGGAGGGCAGCGCGGACGACCTGGCCGCCGGTCTGGAGCGCCTCGACGACGGCGCGGGACGCCTCGCCTCCGGGTCGGCCCAGGTCGCCGCAGGCACCCAGCAGCTCGCGGACGCCGTCGACCCCGTCCTCGCGCTGGCCGCGGTCAAGCTGCCGGACGCCCAGGCGCGGCTCACCGAGGCCGATGCGGCGCTCCTCCCCGAGCTGGACGCCCTCGCCGCGGCCCATCCGGAGCTCGCCGACGACCCGGCGTTCCAGCGGTTGCGCGGACGCGTCGGTGACTTCTCTGAGGCGGTGGCGGACGTCGGCCAGCGCATTGGCGACCTCGGGGCGAAGGCACGCACGGCTCAGGACAAGGTGGACGCCCTCAACGACGGCGCCCAGCAGGTCGCTGCCGGGGCGGCCGACCTGCACCGCGGCAGCATCGCGGCCGCCGGAGGCGCACGCAAGCTCGCGCAGGGCCTCGGCGACCTGCGCACCGGCGTCGACCAGCTCACGGGCGGGGCGTCCACCCTGGCCACCGGGCTGCACGCGCTCGCCGAAGGCGCAGCGTCCCTGGACGACGGGCTCGGGAGGCTGGCGTCCGGCGCGCACGAGCTCTCGGCCGGGCTGGCCGACGGCGTGGCCCGCCTGCCGGTACTGACCGCCGACGAGCAGGCCGATGCCGCCCAAGTGCTCGCCGCGCCCGTCGACGTCACGATGACCGTCGACAACCCGGCGCATGTCTACGGCCGCGGGCTGGCTCCGCTGTTCTTCTCCATCGCATTGTGGGTGCTGGGCATCTCGGCGTTCATGGTGGTCCGGCCGACGACCGGCCGCGTCATCGCGGGCCGCGCCAGCGACCTGCGGACCGCCTTCACAGCCTGGCTGCCGATCGGCGGCCTGAGCGTCGTGGCCGGCTGGCTGATGCTGGCCGCGTCGTGGCTCGGCCTGGGGCTCGACCCCGTCCACCCCGTGTGGATGGTGGTCGCGGTCACGGCCGTCGCGCTGGCGTTCTCGGCCGTGGCCCACCTGCTGCGGACCGCGCTCGGCTTCGTGGCCACGGCGGCACTCCTGGTGGTGCTCATCATCCAGCTCACGTCGACCGGGGGGACTTATCCGCCCGAGCTGTTGCCGCCGTTCTTCGCGTGGATCGGCCACCTCATGCCGATGACCTACACCATCGACGCGTTCCGGATCGCCATCTCCGGCGGACCGCTCGACCGGTTGGTGGCCGACCTGGCCCTCATGGGCGTGTTGTTCGCCTCAAGTCTCGGCCTGCTCGTGGCCGTGATCCACCGCCGCCGCCGCTTCCGTCCGAGCGACCTACGGCCCGGGCTCGGCTGA
- a CDS encoding PhoH family protein, which yields MTDLATDAQTGTPSSTATSTPTQLRTYVIDTSVLLSDPNALLFFAEHEVVVPLVVVTELEGKRHHPELGFFARKALRFLDDLRVTYGRLDAPVRVNDAGGVVHVELNHTDVERLPAGFRLGDNDSRILAVAVNFAHEGRDVVLVTKDLPLRVKAAAVGLAAEEYRHELPRESGWTGMASLELAPEQLDELYDHGSTAPDEAADLPVHTGVIVRGGGSTALARVHPDHTLRLIKTDRDAFGLHGRSAEQRVALDLLLDESVGIVSLGGKAGTGKSALALAAGLEAVLERRQHEKVIVFRPLYAVGGQELGFLPGTEHEKMSPWGQAVFDTLGSVVHRNVMDEVASRNLIEVLPLTHIRGRSLHNAFVIVDEAQSLERNVLLTVLSRIGQNSRVVLTHDVAQRDNLRVGRHDGVAAVVEKLKGNPLFGHVTLTRSERSPIAALVTDMLEDISF from the coding sequence GTGACCGACCTCGCCACCGACGCCCAGACCGGCACCCCGAGCAGCACCGCGACGAGCACGCCCACCCAGCTCCGGACCTACGTCATCGACACCTCGGTGCTCTTGTCCGACCCGAACGCCCTGTTGTTCTTCGCCGAACACGAGGTCGTGGTGCCGCTGGTGGTCGTCACCGAGCTGGAGGGCAAGCGCCACCACCCCGAGCTGGGCTTCTTCGCCCGCAAGGCGCTCCGGTTCCTGGACGACCTGCGCGTCACCTACGGGCGCCTCGACGCCCCGGTCCGCGTCAACGACGCCGGCGGGGTCGTGCACGTCGAGCTCAACCACACCGACGTCGAGCGCCTCCCGGCCGGGTTCCGGCTCGGCGACAACGACTCGCGCATCCTCGCCGTCGCGGTGAACTTCGCCCACGAGGGCCGCGACGTCGTGCTCGTCACCAAGGACCTGCCGCTGCGCGTCAAGGCCGCCGCCGTCGGGTTGGCCGCCGAGGAGTACCGCCACGAGCTGCCCCGGGAGTCGGGTTGGACCGGCATGGCGTCCCTGGAGCTCGCCCCCGAGCAGCTCGACGAGCTGTACGACCACGGCAGCACCGCCCCCGACGAGGCGGCCGACCTGCCCGTCCACACCGGCGTCATCGTGCGCGGCGGCGGCTCGACCGCCCTGGCCCGCGTGCACCCCGACCACACGCTGCGCCTGATCAAGACCGACCGGGACGCCTTCGGCCTGCACGGCCGCTCCGCCGAGCAGCGCGTCGCCCTGGACCTGCTGCTCGACGAGTCGGTCGGCATCGTCTCCCTCGGCGGCAAGGCCGGCACCGGCAAGTCGGCCCTCGCGCTCGCCGCCGGGCTCGAGGCCGTGCTCGAGCGGCGCCAGCACGAGAAGGTCATCGTGTTCCGGCCGCTGTACGCGGTGGGCGGCCAGGAGCTCGGCTTCCTGCCCGGCACCGAGCACGAGAAGATGTCGCCCTGGGGCCAGGCCGTGTTCGACACGCTCGGCTCGGTGGTGCACCGCAACGTCATGGACGAGGTCGCCAGCCGCAACCTCATCGAGGTGCTGCCGCTGACCCACATCCGTGGCCGGTCGCTGCACAACGCGTTCGTGATCGTCGACGAGGCACAGTCCCTGGAGCGCAACGTGCTGCTCACGGTGCTCAGCCGCATCGGCCAGAACAGCCGGGTCGTGCTCACCCACGACGTGGCCCAGCGCGACAACCTGAGGGTCGGGCGCCACGACGGCGTGGCCGCGGTGGTGGAGAAGCTCAAGGGCAACCCGCTGTTCGGGCACGTGACGCTGACCCGCTCCGAGCGCTCGCCGATCGCCGCGCTGGTCACGGACATGTTGGAGGACATCTCGTTCTGA
- a CDS encoding lactococcin 972 family bacteriocin, which yields MKGSTIRTGAAIAAATAILAGGAAAGAQAATATVGGGTWSYGSYLQIWPPKTCYSDYKHNSAYHSSTAMISRAYDTDYANAGYWSRASSWAGAAYTCYTYWNKP from the coding sequence ATGAAGGGAAGCACCATCCGCACAGGAGCGGCCATCGCCGCCGCGACCGCCATCCTCGCCGGCGGCGCGGCCGCCGGCGCCCAAGCAGCCACCGCCACCGTGGGTGGCGGCACGTGGAGCTACGGCTCCTACCTGCAGATCTGGCCGCCGAAGACCTGCTACTCCGACTACAAGCACAACTCGGCCTACCACTCCTCGACGGCCATGATCTCCCGCGCGTACGACACCGACTACGCGAATGCCGGGTACTGGTCGCGCGCCTCCTCGTGGGCAGGTGCCGCGTACACCTGCTACACGTACTGGAACAAGCCCTGA
- a CDS encoding tRNA (N6-threonylcarbamoyladenosine(37)-N6)-methyltransferase TrmO, with product MERDGWSPVVRPPRLGGDVRVGVFASRSPFRPNGLGLSSVRLLAVESDAAGAPELLVGGADLMDGTPIYDIKPYVAADVHADATLGFTATNADYGVEVDLPDTLAVLVPADKLAALVGVLAQDPRPAVGRDPERVHGVEFAGLNVRFRVARGVLHVVEVHPLG from the coding sequence GTGGAGCGCGACGGCTGGTCGCCGGTCGTCCGGCCGCCGCGGCTGGGCGGGGACGTCCGCGTGGGCGTGTTCGCGTCGCGCTCGCCGTTCCGCCCGAACGGGCTGGGCCTGTCGTCGGTGCGGTTGCTGGCGGTCGAGTCGGACGCCGCGGGTGCGCCCGAGCTGCTGGTCGGTGGCGCCGACCTCATGGACGGCACGCCGATCTACGACATCAAGCCCTACGTCGCCGCCGACGTGCACGCCGACGCGACGCTGGGCTTCACGGCGACCAACGCCGACTACGGCGTGGAGGTCGACCTGCCGGACACCCTGGCCGTGCTGGTGCCGGCCGACAAGCTCGCCGCGCTGGTCGGCGTGCTGGCCCAGGACCCCCGCCCGGCGGTCGGGCGTGACCCCGAGCGCGTCCACGGGGTGGAGTTCGCCGGGCTGAACGTGCGGTTCCGGGTGGCTCGCGGCGTCCTGCACGTCGTGGAGGTCCACCCGCTCGGCTGA
- a CDS encoding ATP-binding cassette domain-containing protein, translating into MDDTPRPIVLARALRLTAGRTTVFAGLDVDLPVSGYGAVVGPSGAGKSTLLLSLTGRMRGVTGTLLVSGLDAVRHPGPVRQVTSVARVADLIGPEPTLTVAECITERSLLDAGAPRQRHAAFASAAELMGLDVDPDALYGDLPPVDQTRAAVALACVRPADLVVLDDLDHDATLDEQAALWRGIAALAASGTSVIAATTERAAVPAGATIIDLS; encoded by the coding sequence ATGGACGACACACCCCGCCCGATCGTGCTCGCCCGGGCGCTGCGCCTGACGGCCGGCCGCACCACCGTCTTCGCCGGCCTGGACGTCGACCTGCCCGTCTCCGGGTACGGCGCGGTCGTGGGCCCCAGCGGCGCGGGGAAGTCCACCCTGTTGCTGTCCCTCACGGGGCGCATGCGAGGCGTCACCGGAACGCTGCTGGTGTCAGGCCTCGACGCTGTCCGGCACCCCGGGCCTGTCCGGCAGGTTACGTCGGTGGCCCGGGTCGCCGACCTGATCGGCCCGGAGCCGACCCTGACCGTCGCGGAGTGCATCACCGAACGCAGCCTCCTGGACGCCGGGGCACCCCGTCAGCGCCACGCCGCTTTCGCGTCGGCCGCCGAACTGATGGGCCTCGACGTCGACCCGGACGCCCTGTACGGCGACCTGCCCCCGGTCGACCAGACGCGGGCCGCCGTGGCGCTGGCCTGCGTCCGGCCGGCCGATCTCGTCGTCCTGGACGACCTCGACCATGACGCCACCCTCGATGAGCAGGCCGCCCTCTGGCGCGGGATCGCCGCGCTGGCGGCGTCCGGCACGAGCGTCATCGCGGCCACCACCGAGCGCGCCGCCGTCCCGGCAGGCGCGACAATCATCGACCTCAGCTGA
- a CDS encoding TIM-barrel domain-containing protein — MALPERFRPTTTPFTDPAQVLVGPTWRITVLTERLLRLEWSDDGQFEDRATQVVWNRDLPAVPYEVSHDGDALQLSTRGLQLSWDGRRFSPGGLQVRQPGVRDWRSVWHYGDPETVQEREAGWHVGNLGGTARTLDEADGAVPLEKGLVSAFGFATLDDSGSLALDDVGWPTPREGEVDLYLFVHGYDAPAALRDFHALTGPTPLLPRWALGNWWSRYHPYTSGEYVALMDRFADEGLPFSVAVIDMDWHWVDIDPRHGSGWTGFSWNTDLIGDPEAFLAALHARGLTVSLNLHPADGVRSFEDAYPRLAERLGLDPGAGDPIPFDVANPDFMEAYFDEVLHPLEAQGVDFWWVDWQQGGASSIPGLDPLWLLNHLHFLDAGRDGRRPITFSRYAGPGSHRYPVGFSGDTVTSWASLDFQPWFTATAANIGYGWWSHDIGGHMFGERDDEMVARWVQLGTWSPINRLHSTSSPFQGKEPWNFGVEAREAMTDALRLRHRLVPWLHTMNERAHRAGEPLVRPVYHADPRPESVLHGSGAFLFGAGLLVAPLTTPADRRTRRAAVTTWLPAGTWHDWYSGLRYTGGRFVTFRRPLETYPVLARSGTIVPLVDGDDLSVANPAALHVRVFAGADGEFVLYEDDDAGEPTTCRTRLSWNQADGLFTIDPVVGDASVLPAVRRWRVSVTGLAPSDTGAAPEASTTYDHATGTVTVDLGVVDPARGASFDFALLPTASDQRLDERLFAAVNDLQVSYIDKHALWGFLEANPGRVARVAGLASLPIADDIKDVVGELLLADLAAEASSTSAEPGP; from the coding sequence ATGGCCCTGCCCGAGCGCTTCCGCCCGACCACCACGCCCTTCACCGACCCGGCCCAGGTGCTGGTCGGCCCCACCTGGCGCATCACGGTGCTCACCGAACGGCTGCTGCGGCTGGAGTGGTCCGATGACGGCCAGTTCGAGGACCGGGCGACCCAGGTGGTGTGGAACCGCGACCTCCCCGCGGTGCCGTACGAGGTGTCCCACGACGGCGACGCGCTCCAGCTGTCCACGCGGGGCCTGCAGCTGTCCTGGGACGGCCGGCGCTTCTCCCCCGGCGGCCTGCAGGTCCGCCAGCCCGGCGTCCGCGACTGGCGCAGCGTGTGGCACTACGGCGACCCCGAGACCGTGCAGGAGCGCGAGGCCGGCTGGCACGTCGGCAACCTCGGCGGCACGGCCCGCACCCTCGACGAGGCCGACGGCGCCGTCCCGCTGGAGAAGGGGTTGGTCAGCGCCTTCGGGTTCGCGACCCTGGACGACTCCGGCTCGCTCGCGCTGGACGACGTCGGCTGGCCCACCCCGCGCGAGGGCGAGGTCGACCTCTACCTGTTCGTGCACGGCTACGACGCGCCTGCCGCGCTGCGCGACTTCCACGCCCTCACCGGCCCCACGCCGCTGCTGCCCCGCTGGGCGCTGGGCAACTGGTGGTCGCGCTACCACCCCTACACCTCCGGCGAGTACGTCGCCCTCATGGACCGGTTCGCCGACGAGGGCCTGCCGTTCTCCGTCGCGGTCATCGACATGGACTGGCACTGGGTCGACATCGACCCACGCCACGGCTCGGGCTGGACCGGCTTCTCCTGGAACACCGACCTCATCGGCGACCCGGAGGCGTTCCTGGCCGCCCTGCACGCCCGCGGCCTCACGGTCTCGCTCAACCTCCACCCAGCCGACGGAGTCCGCTCGTTCGAGGACGCCTACCCGCGCCTCGCCGAGCGGCTCGGGCTCGACCCCGGCGCCGGCGACCCGATCCCGTTCGACGTCGCGAACCCCGACTTCATGGAGGCCTACTTCGACGAGGTCCTGCACCCGCTGGAGGCCCAGGGCGTCGACTTCTGGTGGGTCGACTGGCAGCAGGGCGGCGCCTCGTCGATCCCCGGCCTGGACCCCCTGTGGCTGCTCAACCACCTCCACTTCCTCGACGCCGGACGCGACGGGCGGCGTCCGATCACGTTCAGCCGGTACGCCGGACCGGGCTCGCACCGCTACCCCGTGGGCTTCTCCGGCGACACGGTGACGTCGTGGGCGTCGCTGGACTTCCAGCCGTGGTTCACCGCGACCGCGGCCAACATCGGCTACGGCTGGTGGAGCCACGACATCGGCGGGCACATGTTCGGCGAGCGCGACGACGAGATGGTGGCCCGGTGGGTCCAGCTGGGCACGTGGTCGCCGATCAACCGCCTGCACTCGACGTCGAGCCCGTTCCAGGGCAAGGAGCCGTGGAACTTCGGCGTCGAGGCCCGCGAGGCGATGACGGACGCCCTGCGGCTACGGCACCGCCTCGTGCCCTGGCTGCACACGATGAACGAGCGCGCCCACCGCGCCGGGGAGCCGCTCGTGCGGCCGGTCTACCACGCCGACCCGCGCCCGGAGTCGGTGCTGCACGGGTCGGGGGCGTTCCTGTTCGGCGCGGGCCTGCTGGTCGCGCCGCTGACCACGCCCGCCGACCGGCGCACGCGCCGGGCAGCGGTCACCACGTGGCTGCCCGCGGGCACCTGGCACGACTGGTACTCGGGGCTGCGCTACACCGGCGGCCGGTTCGTCACCTTCCGCCGGCCTCTGGAGACCTACCCCGTGCTCGCCCGCTCGGGCACGATCGTGCCCCTCGTGGACGGCGACGACCTGTCGGTGGCCAACCCCGCGGCCCTGCACGTGCGGGTGTTCGCCGGCGCCGACGGCGAGTTCGTGCTCTACGAGGACGACGACGCCGGCGAGCCCACCACCTGCCGCACGCGGCTGTCGTGGAACCAGGCCGACGGGCTGTTCACCATCGACCCGGTGGTGGGCGACGCCTCCGTGCTGCCGGCCGTGCGCCGCTGGCGGGTGTCGGTGACCGGGCTGGCGCCCAGCGACACCGGCGCAGCCCCGGAGGCGAGCACGACCTACGACCACGCGACGGGCACCGTGACCGTCGACCTGGGCGTCGTGGACCCGGCCCGCGGGGCGTCCTTCGACTTCGCGCTGCTGCCCACGGCGTCCGACCAGCGGCTGGACGAGCGGCTGTTCGCCGCCGTCAACGACCTGCAGGTCAGCTACATCGACAAGCACGCGCTGTGGGGGTTCCTCGAGGCCAACCCCGGCCGGGTGGCCCGCGTGGCGGGGCTGGCGAGCCTCCCGATCGCAGACGACATCAAGGACGTCGTGGGCGAACTGCTGTTGGCCGACCTCGCCGCCGAGGCGTCGTCGACGTCAGCCGAGCCCGGGCCGTAG